One stretch of Roseibium sp. HPY-6 DNA includes these proteins:
- a CDS encoding VPLPA-CTERM sorting domain-containing protein — MFRILAFSLFLCLSAVSANSAVITYEYVGRTMVEVDRFGRLDPTSTFQAQGGILKLDEAALPNGTLVNTTVDFTFIGGDTTTVYPGLVQYTVLPRYPELFGRIRIQTNKNMDIVRWSLVYSGDPGVATISFDRDFVSPYGRTTYVAHRGYWLRDGEMGPISAIVPLPAALPMLACGLLALGFMSRRLKITQPAT, encoded by the coding sequence ATGTTTCGAATTCTGGCGTTCTCATTGTTTCTTTGTCTGTCAGCGGTTAGCGCGAATTCAGCGGTAATCACATACGAATACGTCGGTCGCACTATGGTCGAGGTTGATCGTTTTGGCAGACTAGATCCAACTTCTACGTTTCAGGCGCAAGGTGGCATTCTCAAACTTGATGAAGCTGCCCTGCCAAACGGTACTCTGGTCAACACCACCGTTGATTTTACGTTCATTGGGGGCGATACCACTACGGTTTATCCTGGGCTTGTACAGTACACGGTGCTGCCTCGCTACCCGGAACTCTTCGGGCGCATTCGGATACAAACAAACAAAAACATGGATATCGTACGCTGGTCCCTCGTTTATTCTGGAGATCCTGGAGTCGCGACAATCAGCTTCGATCGAGACTTTGTTTCCCCCTACGGAAGGACCACCTACGTAGCTCATCGGGGATATTGGCTTAGAGACGGCGAAATGGGGCCTATCTCAGCGATAGTTCCGTTACCGGCCGCGCTTCCAATGCTGGCCTGCGGTCTACTCGCGCTTGGCTTCATGAGTAGACGCTTAAAAATCACGCAGCCTGCAACGTGA
- a CDS encoding DNA methyltransferase, giving the protein MQLPKLNTIGCVFKVVAAADIPMLRAIRKSLPLMETLVQVYPAGTILDPFAGSGTIGVVALRAGRRFIGCEREEAYYAITSERLSKAA; this is encoded by the coding sequence ATGCAACTCCCGAAGTTAAACACTATTGGTTGTGTTTTCAAAGTAGTTGCTGCAGCTGACATTCCAATGTTACGCGCAATAAGGAAGTCCCTGCCACTCATGGAGACACTTGTCCAAGTCTACCCAGCCGGGACGATCCTAGATCCCTTTGCTGGGTCTGGAACGATCGGTGTTGTAGCCCTGCGAGCCGGGCGGCGCTTTATCGGATGCGAGCGCGAGGAAGCCTACTACGCGATTACAAGTGAGCGTCTCTCAAAGGCCGCTTAA
- a CDS encoding host specificity factor TipJ family phage tail protein: MTDTVPVIAAPLFDPGANRIDMTLPHGLTLAEIVATALPEAVGDDLPIRVVLVTEKGAQAIARKNWQFVRPRAGVRVVIRVLPGKNALRSILQAVVAIAAIAIGAFFAPALAGVLGISAGLVQAGLTLGVTALGNLLINALVPPASPEALASPTDSDVKQSYSISGWKNRLAPDAPLPVPFGEHRYAPPFAARSYTEIVGDIQYIRGLFVFGPGPVSLSDFKIGTTDIEEYDEVEMEVREGLPGDDPVTLYPRQVLEDLAGSDLTRPLPRNDAGNVISGPSIEEPVVRYSAANGTGASVVVSFPGGLFNYDTSGNLQSLSVSIRIRYRAQDSGDPWTEVTTLNVSAAKREAFYRQHTWDFPARGRYEIEVTRMTSERTSSRVQDRSVLVAVQTMRPEYPINYPEPLAIVALRIKATYQLSGALDDLNALCKRVCLDWDSGSSTWIERATSNPASLYRWLLQSTVNAYPVPDSAIDFDQLADWHDYCAAKNLECNFVLDTDAAMLEILQLIAGAGRASPRHDGVKWSVVVDRPQDLVIDHINPRNSENFRWQRVFLDPPDAFRVPFFDKTNDYEPAERIVPWPGFAGEVTLTEEIELPGKTDPDEIWIEARRRQYELIHRPNAYSALQDGAARVATRGDLVMGSFDVLEQTQVAARVLSVEGQLVVLDQDVVMEAGEAYAIRFRSGLSEADTIGVSTVRTVKTVEGVSDAVVLSGSGVPPKAGDLVHFGKAVSESKALIIKGIEAGDNFTSHVTMIDASPIVDTLTDAETPPIWSGVVGSELNDPLLVPAAPVFTAVRTGFAGTGDPNGLDVLISQGSGSSAIVSTFEIDHRLTGTATWTTISISSGDGGSPISGYVSGNSVDLRARALTPNGTPGPYNTIAVVTIGDSDAALPMALGAGSGVAGDVAHADITIVTQNDDNVVEVIIYRLASGGVLDTGLHQIGAHAVSKSSTLVVVDGDSTGQDTSLLPAGDYDYYLEPQNQDDQAGPLAGPFTVTVT; encoded by the coding sequence ATGACTGATACCGTTCCCGTCATTGCTGCGCCGTTGTTCGATCCCGGGGCGAACCGGATCGACATGACGTTGCCGCACGGGCTCACCCTTGCGGAGATCGTCGCGACCGCTTTGCCGGAAGCTGTTGGCGATGATTTGCCGATCCGGGTGGTTCTGGTGACTGAAAAGGGTGCGCAGGCGATCGCGCGCAAGAACTGGCAGTTTGTGCGCCCGCGCGCCGGTGTGCGTGTCGTGATCCGTGTTCTGCCTGGCAAGAACGCACTCCGGTCGATCCTGCAGGCAGTTGTCGCGATCGCCGCGATTGCCATTGGTGCTTTTTTTGCGCCGGCGCTCGCGGGTGTACTTGGCATTTCCGCTGGTCTGGTGCAGGCGGGGCTGACGCTAGGTGTAACGGCTCTCGGCAATCTTCTGATCAATGCCCTTGTGCCTCCTGCAAGTCCTGAAGCACTGGCATCGCCAACGGACAGCGATGTCAAGCAGTCCTATTCCATCAGTGGCTGGAAGAACCGGCTAGCACCGGATGCACCGTTGCCCGTTCCCTTTGGCGAACATCGATATGCACCGCCCTTTGCCGCACGCTCCTATACCGAGATTGTTGGCGACATTCAGTATATCCGGGGGCTCTTCGTCTTCGGACCCGGGCCGGTCAGCTTGTCGGACTTCAAGATCGGGACAACCGATATTGAAGAATATGACGAAGTCGAAATGGAGGTCCGCGAGGGCTTACCGGGCGATGATCCGGTCACGCTCTATCCGCGCCAGGTTCTGGAAGATCTCGCGGGAAGCGACCTGACACGGCCGTTGCCGCGCAATGATGCCGGCAACGTGATTTCCGGCCCGTCGATCGAGGAACCTGTTGTCCGCTACTCCGCGGCAAATGGCACAGGCGCTTCCGTGGTCGTGTCATTCCCAGGCGGGCTCTTCAACTATGACACTAGCGGCAATCTGCAATCGCTTTCGGTGTCGATCCGCATTCGCTATCGGGCGCAAGACAGCGGTGATCCCTGGACAGAGGTTACGACGCTCAATGTTTCTGCGGCGAAGCGTGAGGCGTTCTACCGGCAGCATACATGGGATTTCCCGGCGCGCGGACGTTACGAGATCGAAGTCACACGCATGACCTCAGAGCGCACGAGTTCCCGTGTCCAGGACCGGTCCGTGTTGGTTGCCGTTCAGACCATGCGGCCGGAATATCCGATCAACTATCCGGAGCCGCTCGCGATTGTCGCCTTGCGCATCAAGGCCACTTACCAGCTGAGCGGCGCGCTGGATGATCTGAATGCCCTTTGCAAGCGCGTTTGCCTTGATTGGGACAGCGGTTCCAGCACGTGGATCGAACGGGCGACAAGCAATCCGGCGTCTCTCTATCGCTGGCTTTTGCAGTCAACGGTCAATGCCTATCCGGTGCCTGACAGCGCGATAGATTTCGATCAGCTCGCCGACTGGCATGATTACTGCGCGGCCAAGAACCTGGAATGCAATTTCGTTCTCGATACTGACGCTGCGATGTTGGAAATCCTGCAACTGATTGCCGGGGCAGGGCGGGCCTCGCCGCGGCACGACGGTGTCAAATGGAGTGTTGTGGTCGATAGACCGCAAGACCTGGTTATTGATCATATAAACCCGCGCAACTCGGAGAATTTCCGTTGGCAAAGGGTCTTTCTCGATCCGCCGGACGCGTTCCGGGTGCCGTTTTTCGACAAGACCAACGATTACGAACCAGCCGAGCGGATCGTTCCCTGGCCGGGTTTCGCCGGCGAAGTCACCCTGACCGAAGAGATCGAACTGCCCGGCAAGACTGATCCGGATGAAATCTGGATTGAAGCGCGCCGCCGTCAATATGAGTTGATTCACCGGCCAAACGCATATAGCGCCCTGCAGGACGGTGCGGCCCGGGTGGCAACCCGCGGCGATCTTGTTATGGGCTCATTTGATGTGCTCGAGCAAACGCAGGTTGCAGCGCGCGTCTTAAGTGTTGAGGGGCAGCTTGTTGTCCTGGATCAAGACGTCGTCATGGAAGCAGGTGAGGCCTATGCGATCCGGTTTCGCTCGGGCCTTTCCGAAGCCGATACAATCGGCGTTTCAACAGTGCGCACGGTCAAGACCGTTGAGGGTGTTTCAGATGCGGTTGTTCTGTCAGGCAGCGGCGTTCCGCCAAAGGCCGGTGACCTGGTGCACTTTGGCAAGGCGGTCTCTGAAAGCAAGGCGCTGATCATCAAGGGTATTGAGGCCGGCGATAACTTTACCAGCCATGTGACGATGATTGACGCGTCTCCGATCGTCGACACGTTGACCGATGCCGAAACGCCTCCGATCTGGTCTGGCGTCGTCGGCAGTGAATTGAACGATCCGCTACTGGTTCCAGCCGCGCCGGTCTTCACGGCCGTCCGGACCGGCTTTGCCGGAACTGGCGATCCGAATGGTCTGGATGTTCTTATCAGTCAGGGATCCGGCAGCTCGGCGATCGTATCGACCTTTGAAATCGATCATCGTCTGACAGGGACCGCGACCTGGACCACGATTTCGATTTCGTCGGGCGATGGCGGCTCGCCCATTTCTGGTTATGTCAGCGGCAACAGCGTTGACCTCAGAGCCCGCGCATTGACACCGAACGGGACGCCGGGGCCTTACAACACGATTGCGGTGGTCACGATCGGGGATTCGGATGCTGCCTTGCCGATGGCGCTCGGTGCGGGCAGCGGCGTTGCCGGAGACGTCGCGCACGCTGATATCACCATCGTTACTCAAAACGACGACAATGTCGTCGAGGTGATCATTTACCGGCTCGCGTCCGGCGGTGTGCTTGATACGGGCCTGCACCAGATTGGTGCGCACGCCGTTTCCAAATCATCGACACTTGTTGTCGTCGACGGCGATTCCACCGGCCAGGACACCAGCCTGCTGCCGGCGGGTGACTACGACTATTACCTCGAACCGCAGAACCAGGACGACCAGGCCGGACCGCTTGCCGGGCCGTTCACGGTGACCGTCACATAA
- a CDS encoding NlpC/P60 family protein — protein sequence MSWSNKYVGIPFKEFGRESVGCDCYGLAVLVYLQELGMELTSYAGDYVSCEERKELNALFSDAIEFGPWRKVEDRAQPFDIALFRIGKLAAHCGVVVGNGRMLHVQGEDQVKVENYRTGAWQPRLIGHYRHEEMRVRSDD from the coding sequence ATGAGTTGGAGCAATAAATATGTCGGCATTCCGTTCAAGGAATTCGGCCGCGAAAGTGTGGGCTGCGACTGCTACGGCCTGGCCGTGCTCGTCTATCTGCAAGAGCTTGGCATGGAGCTGACCTCCTATGCAGGGGACTATGTCAGCTGCGAAGAACGCAAGGAGCTCAACGCGCTCTTTTCGGATGCGATCGAGTTCGGACCCTGGCGGAAAGTCGAGGATCGTGCGCAGCCTTTTGATATCGCGCTCTTTCGAATTGGCAAGCTTGCCGCTCATTGTGGTGTCGTTGTTGGGAACGGCAGGATGTTGCATGTCCAGGGCGAAGACCAGGTCAAGGTTGAAAATTACCGGACTGGTGCCTGGCAGCCGCGCCTTATTGGGCATTACCGTCATGAAGAAATGAGGGTGCGGTCTGATGACTGA